One part of the Halobacteriovorax vibrionivorans genome encodes these proteins:
- a CDS encoding YiiX/YebB-like N1pC/P60 family cysteine hydrolase has protein sequence MNNILTTIFLSLVILLTSQVHAEQNMKSTIMALHEIDDKVNQTTFNKSGAYEKLAQYQKINEQAKKLEAIARQYANTLHKRAVNNLPIKGEDLSIMRALMNSTILLLEKTSLFTNTFKTSSKVNEIATAQQRLASLIVKINYVKLYRSAVEIFFKNNEVKKVAVEIFNMINNPKQKAVMEKFSEIPQTDQFAQSLQFEANRFVDNHYYYLKLLNPTVTKAVVILEQHNIEQTILGRAIPKLKLQNVGTWFVEIWNRTTNFVSGLFGNFVGAIRFRHGYMKNHQVAVNELYKILRPLDIIAEKTPFAATDFFIPGHFGHIAIYLGTEEQLKQYGLWDVPLVRKYHHLIRQGKTIVESIRPGSRMVSLEDFLEIDEITIIRDRNILNDKWQARMTAEVALEQLWKEYDFNFDISTLDKVVCSEVPYHAFGYKRWPTSYVLGRHTISPDEIIQNAFTKGSGVDFILSLKAKRDRRLNLVSKVEMASNLDIDYNAQEDLFTKKEKKCRTVTTYRHANNRASRYHRRCTTYDKPLIYNDL, from the coding sequence ATGAATAATATTTTAACTACCATTTTTCTAAGTTTAGTCATCCTTCTAACTTCTCAGGTTCATGCTGAGCAGAATATGAAGTCCACAATCATGGCCCTCCATGAAATTGACGACAAGGTAAATCAGACAACATTTAACAAGTCTGGTGCATATGAAAAATTAGCGCAATATCAGAAGATTAATGAGCAAGCAAAGAAGCTAGAGGCCATAGCAAGACAATATGCGAATACTCTCCATAAAAGAGCTGTAAATAATCTTCCAATAAAGGGCGAAGATCTCTCGATTATGAGGGCCCTTATGAACTCAACTATCCTCTTATTAGAGAAGACGAGTTTATTTACAAATACATTCAAAACATCATCTAAAGTTAATGAAATCGCGACTGCCCAACAACGACTAGCAAGTCTAATCGTTAAAATTAATTATGTTAAATTATACCGATCAGCAGTTGAGATCTTCTTTAAGAATAACGAGGTAAAGAAAGTTGCGGTTGAAATTTTTAATATGATCAATAATCCAAAACAGAAAGCTGTTATGGAGAAGTTCTCAGAGATTCCACAAACAGATCAATTTGCACAAAGCCTGCAATTTGAAGCTAATCGTTTTGTGGATAATCACTACTACTATTTGAAGTTACTTAATCCGACAGTAACAAAGGCCGTCGTAATATTAGAACAACACAATATTGAGCAAACGATACTAGGAAGAGCAATCCCAAAATTAAAGCTTCAAAATGTTGGAACATGGTTTGTTGAAATCTGGAATCGAACGACAAACTTTGTATCAGGTCTTTTTGGAAACTTTGTTGGAGCAATTCGCTTTCGTCATGGTTACATGAAAAACCATCAAGTTGCCGTTAATGAACTTTATAAAATTTTAAGACCGCTTGATATTATTGCTGAAAAAACACCTTTTGCGGCAACAGACTTTTTCATTCCAGGACACTTTGGTCACATTGCCATCTATTTAGGAACTGAAGAACAATTAAAACAATACGGTTTATGGGATGTACCTCTTGTTCGCAAGTATCATCACCTTATCCGCCAAGGAAAAACAATTGTTGAATCGATTCGCCCAGGAAGCCGTATGGTTTCACTAGAGGACTTTCTAGAAATTGATGAAATTACAATTATTCGCGACCGAAACATTCTTAATGATAAATGGCAAGCAAGAATGACTGCAGAAGTAGCACTTGAGCAGCTCTGGAAAGAATATGACTTTAATTTTGATATCTCAACTTTAGATAAGGTTGTATGTTCAGAAGTTCCATACCATGCATTTGGTTATAAGCGATGGCCAACAAGTTATGTTCTGGGACGTCATACTATTTCACCAGATGAAATCATTCAAAATGCTTTTACAAAAGGCTCTGGTGTCGATTTTATTTTATCACTTAAGGCAAAACGTGATCGTAGATTAAATCTTGTCTCTAAAGTTGAAATGGCTTCAAATCTTGATATCGATTACAATGCGCAAGAGGACCTTTTCACGAAGAAAGAAAAGAAATGTCGAACAGTTACGACATATCGCCATGCGAATAATCGTGCATCTCGTTACCATAGACGATGCACCACATATGATAAGCCTCTAATCTACAACGACCTGTAG
- a CDS encoding NAD(P)-dependent oxidoreductase produces MTYYLYRPEISSYQGESFRINERDALSKLGIKYVDTSIEIPDGKKVIVISTSYTKNEEIVESLSHANISLWIHPNSGYDNFSYKFIKEAQFPIILGNEIRANAVAQFYIQSLLNHLGKIPITKEWDESRRFRRNLLNEKNVLIIGKGPIGRKVGHTLETLGSRVNYYDPYQDKSHNKKYFAQALNTTDILIMACSLNESSHHIINEEVFSLLKEEIIIMNAARGKLIDGDQLNDFLTKNRKAFAIIDVFEKEPIEFATFKHLSNIKLSSHIAGVYNGINEEIINFEKNIIREFMQDNTLSKYENAQMKNRLKGNLLI; encoded by the coding sequence ATGACATACTATCTCTATCGGCCAGAAATATCGAGTTACCAAGGTGAAAGCTTTCGTATAAATGAAAGAGATGCCCTTAGTAAACTAGGGATAAAGTACGTCGACACAAGTATAGAGATACCTGATGGAAAGAAAGTTATCGTTATTTCCACAAGCTACACTAAGAATGAAGAAATTGTAGAATCTCTTTCTCATGCAAATATCTCACTTTGGATTCACCCAAACTCTGGATATGATAATTTCAGTTATAAATTCATTAAAGAAGCTCAGTTTCCAATTATTCTAGGAAATGAAATAAGAGCAAATGCCGTGGCCCAATTTTACATACAATCCCTGTTAAATCATCTCGGTAAGATTCCGATTACAAAAGAATGGGATGAATCGAGGCGGTTTCGACGTAACCTCTTAAACGAAAAGAATGTTCTAATAATTGGGAAAGGACCTATTGGCAGAAAAGTCGGCCACACGCTTGAAACACTGGGAAGCAGAGTCAATTACTACGATCCATACCAAGATAAGTCGCATAACAAAAAATACTTCGCGCAGGCTTTAAATACTACAGATATCCTTATTATGGCCTGTTCTTTAAATGAAAGTTCTCATCACATAATTAATGAAGAAGTGTTCTCTCTTTTAAAAGAAGAGATCATTATAATGAATGCCGCAAGAGGAAAGCTTATTGACGGAGATCAACTTAATGATTTTCTAACTAAGAATCGTAAGGCCTTTGCCATCATAGATGTATTTGAAAAAGAACCAATCGAGTTTGCTACTTTTAAACATCTTTCTAATATAAAGCTTAGCTCTCATATTGCAGGTGTTTACAATGGAATAAATGAAGAAATAATTAATTTTGAAAAAAATATTATAAGAGAATTCATGCAAGATAACACTCTCAGTAAGTACGAGAATGCTCAAATGAAGAATCGATTAAAAGGAAATCTCTTAATTTAA